The Bacteroidota bacterium genome has a window encoding:
- a CDS encoding ATP-binding cassette domain-containing protein — protein MNEAREIIKISGLSKRFGDIQAVEDLNLTVYSQDIYGFLGPNGSGKSTTIRMMLSLVRPDKGSVHIFGMPLQGNRKAILSRIGALVEKPDFYDYLTAYKNLEILATYSGKKVSASQIMDVLALTGLHDRAESKVKTFSKGMKQRLGIAQALLHQPELIILDEPTAGLDPQGVKDVRDLIIQLNSEMKKTILLSSHQLHEIEQLANRMIIIDMGRAVVEGYVAELLKNENQSLEGYFLTLT, from the coding sequence ATGAATGAGGCAAGGGAAATCATTAAAATAAGTGGATTATCAAAACGGTTTGGGGATATACAGGCGGTTGAGGATTTAAATTTGACTGTTTATTCGCAGGATATCTATGGATTCCTTGGCCCCAATGGTTCGGGTAAAAGCACCACCATCCGGATGATGCTTTCCCTTGTCAGGCCTGACAAGGGTTCGGTACATATTTTTGGTATGCCGTTGCAAGGCAATCGAAAGGCCATCCTGAGCCGCATCGGCGCTTTGGTTGAAAAACCCGATTTTTATGATTATCTTACCGCCTATAAAAACCTTGAAATACTGGCCACATATTCCGGTAAAAAAGTCTCTGCCAGTCAGATCATGGATGTTCTTGCCTTGACAGGACTCCACGACCGCGCTGAAAGCAAGGTGAAAACCTTTTCCAAAGGAATGAAACAACGTCTCGGTATCGCCCAGGCCCTGCTGCACCAACCCGAACTCATTATCCTGGATGAACCGACTGCCGGACTCGATCCACAGGGCGTCAAAGATGTAAGAGACCTGATCATTCAGCTGAATAGTGAAATGAAAAAAACCATCCTTCTTTCTTCCCATCAATTACATGAGATAGAACAGCTTGCTAACCGTATGATCATCATCGATATGGGAAGGGCTGTGGTGGAAGGTTATGTCGCAGAATTGTTGAAAAATGAAAATCAAAGTCTGGAAGGATATTTTTTAACATTGACATAG
- a CDS encoding ABC transporter permease subunit translates to MLSVTGIELYKVFTRKRSYICFAAILIIVMITMAAIAWEGQDVFAFLTQNLAESFYMQGNLINGYMASYLVLNFLWVHIPLLIVIVTGDLLAGEANAGTYRVLLTRPVSRVRLVTAKFIAGIIYALITVLFLAVLSMGLGYILFGKGDLIVLMGVLNIFPEDDVFWRFVMAYIFGFLSMAAVASLSILLSGLSNNSLGPILSTMAVIIIFTLISSLDIELFAIIKPFLFTTYLNTWQLFFSFDIDRGEIMKNAVVLAGYVVIFYGITVFYFNRKDILT, encoded by the coding sequence ATGTTAAGCGTAACAGGTATCGAGTTATACAAGGTTTTCACGCGAAAACGCAGCTATATCTGCTTTGCAGCCATCCTCATCATTGTCATGATTACCATGGCTGCCATTGCATGGGAAGGACAGGATGTTTTCGCCTTCCTCACACAAAATCTGGCTGAATCATTTTACATGCAGGGTAATCTGATTAACGGGTACATGGCATCATACCTTGTCCTGAATTTCCTGTGGGTACATATCCCCCTGCTCATCGTTATAGTGACAGGCGATCTTTTGGCCGGTGAAGCTAACGCGGGAACTTACAGGGTCCTGCTCACACGGCCTGTCAGCAGGGTACGACTAGTAACTGCAAAATTTATCGCCGGAATTATTTATGCGTTAATTACGGTTTTATTTCTGGCTGTCTTAAGTATGGGCCTTGGATATATACTTTTTGGAAAAGGAGATCTTATTGTTCTGATGGGTGTTCTGAATATTTTTCCTGAGGATGATGTTTTCTGGCGTTTTGTAATGGCTTATATATTTGGATTTCTGAGCATGGCTGCTGTCGCTTCCTTATCTATCCTGCTTTCAGGATTATCCAATAATTCCCTGGGACCCATTCTGAGTACAATGGCTGTTATCATTATTTTTACGCTGATATCGAGCCTTGATATAGAATTATTTGCCATTATTAAACCGTTTTTATTCACTACATACCTGAATACTTGGCAGTTATTCTTTTCTTTTGACATTGACCGGGGAGAGATAATGAAAAATGCTGTGGTGCTGGCAGGATATGTTGTGATATTTTATGGGATAACAGTGTTTTATTTTAACAGAAAAGATATTTTGACATGA
- a CDS encoding AI-2E family transporter has translation MQDRLFKLLVAGASLVIIVAGLHQIPELINPFLLALLIAFAITPITAWFIKKRLSKVMAIILTFIILLIAGTLMSSILVNSISQFIQDAPSYQPRIQEITEEIAKFFSSIGINITDLISSSALNPQKVFGVATNLLSGVISLLSNSFLIILLVILLLAKFQMIRQKVERGDLSHSILLSHFNEFTGDITRYVSITALTGVINGILNIIFLLILGVDYAVLWGVFTLLTSFIPTIGFIFSMIPPALLALIVFGWQKALIVIIGYLVINFINDSVLKPFIMKGGLKISILEVTLSLVFWTWCLGIIGGILSVPLTIAVQKIFKAVSDEVVVK, from the coding sequence ATGCAAGACAGATTGTTTAAACTTTTAGTTGCCGGGGCCAGCCTGGTGATCATCGTCGCCGGTCTTCATCAGATTCCTGAATTGATCAATCCATTCCTCCTTGCCCTGCTCATTGCCTTTGCCATTACACCAATCACTGCATGGTTCATCAAGAAGAGATTATCCAAAGTCATGGCTATTATCCTTACATTCATCATTCTTCTGATTGCCGGCACCCTTATGAGTTCCATTCTGGTCAATTCGATTTCGCAATTTATCCAGGATGCACCATCATATCAACCCCGAATTCAGGAAATCACTGAAGAAATCGCAAAATTCTTCTCTTCTATTGGCATAAATATTACAGATCTTATATCTTCAAGTGCGTTAAATCCACAAAAAGTATTCGGAGTGGCCACAAATTTGCTGTCAGGAGTGATCTCTCTATTGAGTAACTCATTCCTTATCATTCTTCTGGTCATATTGCTACTTGCCAAATTCCAAATGATACGACAAAAAGTGGAAAGAGGCGATCTGTCACACAGTATTCTTTTATCACATTTTAATGAATTCACGGGCGATATTACTCGATATGTCTCGATTACTGCATTGACAGGTGTTATCAATGGCATACTAAATATTATTTTTCTTTTAATCCTGGGTGTTGATTACGCAGTTCTATGGGGTGTATTTACATTACTGACCAGTTTTATTCCCACAATCGGTTTTATTTTTTCAATGATTCCCCCGGCATTACTGGCTTTGATTGTGTTTGGATGGCAGAAAGCCCTGATTGTCATTATAGGCTACCTTGTTATCAATTTTATCAATGACAGTGTCTTGAAACCATTTATCATGAAAGGCGGCTTAAAAATCTCGATTCTGGAAGTCACGCTTTCCCTGGTCTTCTGGACATGGTGTCTTGGGATTATCGGCGGGATTTTATCAGTACCGCTTACTATTGCTGTCCAGAAGATCTTTAAGGCGGTCTCTGATGAGGTGGTGGTTAAATAA